A single region of the Populus nigra chromosome 2, ddPopNigr1.1, whole genome shotgun sequence genome encodes:
- the LOC133682394 gene encoding SKP1-like protein 21 isoform X2 has protein sequence MSEVDMAVIKPEMMKSYIWIQTTDGAIQQVEQEVAMFCPMICQEVIQKGMGSSKNCAISLPQRVSPAMLSLILDYCRFHQVAGRSNKERKSFDEKFVRMDTKRLCELTSAADSLQLKPLVDLTSRALARIIEGKTPEEIREIFHLPDDLTEEEKLEPLKNTTDDPRIRLLNRLYAKKRKELKEREKLKDVDAEEEHVDDRSVDDLLSFINGGDGDSKGIKTSKNKKKNRKRKDLQKCAPSNEAIETPKKESNAASSLCHNAEVDRELQSSLGEKLKLQDAAGESFAPTVEFDDVDIDDEIDPALKEEIDREVEDFARILNSDWPERMQELLSLGQERRLTHLSVNGNGALKGHANPGQK, from the exons ATGTCAGAAGTTGATATGGCTGTTATTAAACCTGAG ATGATGAAATCATATATCTGGATACAGACCACGGATGGTGCAATTCAGCAAGTGGAACAAGAAGTTGCCATGTTTTGCCCTATGATATGTCAGGAAGTAATACAAAAGGGAATGGGATCCTCTAAGAATTGTGCTATATCTCTACCTCAACGAGTCAGTCCTGCCATGCTTAGCCTAATTCTTGATTACTGTAGATTTCATCAAGTTGCTGGCCGCTCTAACAAG GAACGCAAGTCTTTTGATGAGAAGTTTGTTCGAATGGACACAAAGAGGCTTTGTGAGTTGACTTCTGCTGCTGACAGCCTCCAGTTAAAGCCTTTGGTTGATCTTACTAGTCGCGCACTTGCTCGAATCATTGAAGGGAAAACCCCTGAGGAGATACGTGAGATATTTCATTTGCCTGATGATCTAACAGAG GAAGAGAAGCTAGAGCCTTTGAAGAACACAACTGATGATCCACGGATCCGACTTTTAAATCGGTTGTATGCAAAGAAGAGGAAAGaactaaaagagagagagaaactaaAG GATGTTGATGCTGAAGAGGAGCATGTGGATGACCGCTCAGTTGATGACctcttgtcttttatcaatGGAGGAGATGGAG ATTCTAAAGGGATTAAAACTTccaagaataaaaagaagaacagaaaaagaaaagatctgCAAAAGTGTGCCCCTTCAAATGAAGCCATTGAAACGCCTAAAAAG GAGTCAAACGCTGCTAGTTCTCTATGCCATAATGCCGAGGTCGATCGCGAATTACAGTCCAGTCTTGGTGAGAAATTAAAGTTACAAGATGCGGCAGGTGAAAGTTTTGCACCTACAGTGGAGTTTGATGATGTTGATATTGATGATGAGATAGATCCAGctttaaaagaagaaattgatag GGAGGTTGAAGATTTTGCTCGAATACTAAATTCAGATTGGCCTGAAAGGATGCAGGAGCTTCTATCTTTGGGTCAAGAGAGGAGACTGACACATTTATCTGTTAATGGCAATGGTGCCTTGAAAGGACATGCAA ATCCTGGGCAGAAATGA
- the LOC133682394 gene encoding SKP1-like protein 21 isoform X1 translates to MSEVDMAVIKPEMMKSYIWIQTTDGAIQQVEQEVAMFCPMICQEVIQKGMGSSKNCAISLPQRVSPAMLSLILDYCRFHQVAGRSNKERKSFDEKFVRMDTKRLCELTSAADSLQLKPLVDLTSRALARIIEGKTPEEIREIFHLPDDLTEEEKLEPLKNTTDDPRIRLLNRLYAKKRKELKEREKLKDVDAEEEHVDDRSVDDLLSFINGGDGDSKGIKTSKNKKKNRKRKDLQKCAPSNEAIETPKKESNAASSLCHNAEVDRELQSSLGEKLKLQDAAGESFAPTVEFDDVDIDDEIDPALKEEIDREVEDFARILNSDWPERMQELLSLGQERRLTHLSVNGNGALKGHARPDPGQK, encoded by the exons ATGTCAGAAGTTGATATGGCTGTTATTAAACCTGAG ATGATGAAATCATATATCTGGATACAGACCACGGATGGTGCAATTCAGCAAGTGGAACAAGAAGTTGCCATGTTTTGCCCTATGATATGTCAGGAAGTAATACAAAAGGGAATGGGATCCTCTAAGAATTGTGCTATATCTCTACCTCAACGAGTCAGTCCTGCCATGCTTAGCCTAATTCTTGATTACTGTAGATTTCATCAAGTTGCTGGCCGCTCTAACAAG GAACGCAAGTCTTTTGATGAGAAGTTTGTTCGAATGGACACAAAGAGGCTTTGTGAGTTGACTTCTGCTGCTGACAGCCTCCAGTTAAAGCCTTTGGTTGATCTTACTAGTCGCGCACTTGCTCGAATCATTGAAGGGAAAACCCCTGAGGAGATACGTGAGATATTTCATTTGCCTGATGATCTAACAGAG GAAGAGAAGCTAGAGCCTTTGAAGAACACAACTGATGATCCACGGATCCGACTTTTAAATCGGTTGTATGCAAAGAAGAGGAAAGaactaaaagagagagagaaactaaAG GATGTTGATGCTGAAGAGGAGCATGTGGATGACCGCTCAGTTGATGACctcttgtcttttatcaatGGAGGAGATGGAG ATTCTAAAGGGATTAAAACTTccaagaataaaaagaagaacagaaaaagaaaagatctgCAAAAGTGTGCCCCTTCAAATGAAGCCATTGAAACGCCTAAAAAG GAGTCAAACGCTGCTAGTTCTCTATGCCATAATGCCGAGGTCGATCGCGAATTACAGTCCAGTCTTGGTGAGAAATTAAAGTTACAAGATGCGGCAGGTGAAAGTTTTGCACCTACAGTGGAGTTTGATGATGTTGATATTGATGATGAGATAGATCCAGctttaaaagaagaaattgatag GGAGGTTGAAGATTTTGCTCGAATACTAAATTCAGATTGGCCTGAAAGGATGCAGGAGCTTCTATCTTTGGGTCAAGAGAGGAGACTGACACATTTATCTGTTAATGGCAATGGTGCCTTGAAAGGACATGCAA GACCAGATCCTGGGCAGAAATGA